GTCGACGTCTGCGAAAATCAAATGTGAAATTTGTGGTTCGCAAAAAACTTATTCTCTTCCAAAAGCGCAAACTCGCACGGGCAAGCCTTTGACGGGAGCTGCCGCGAAGAAGCGTGAACAAACGATGAACTCACGTAAATCCAGCCACCGCAATGAATACGAAATGTTGATGTCGAACGAATCGGCGCCAACAGCTTCGTACAATATGAAGGCGAAGTTCGAAAAGAACACAAAGTTGCAACATCCAAAGTTCGGCATGGGTTTTATCAAAGACGCTTTGTCTGACAAAATCGAAGTGGTTTTCGAAGACGAAGTAAGAACTTTGATCCACAATCGTCCGTAATATTTTCTGGGAAAAAGGGACCTAGTACCTTTTTTCCTTTCTTGGAATAGTGATTTTAAATGGAATGGCTTAAAGGGTTGAACCCCGAGCAACAAAAGGCCGTAAAACACAATTACGGCCCTTTGCTTATTTTAGCGGGCGCGGGTTCAGGCAAAACTACAGTTCTTGTTTCAAGAACGGGGCGTTTGATTTCTGAAAGAGTCGCACAGGCTCAGGAGATCTGCGTTTTGACGTTCACGAACAAGGCCGCGCGCGAACTCAAACATCGCGTGGGTGCCAAGCTGGGCAATACGGGTAAAGGTCTTTGGGCAGGGACGTTTCACTCGTTTGGTTTGCAGATTTTACGGCGTTTCCATAAGCACGCGGGTCTTTCTCCCTATTTCGGGATTGTCGATCAAACGGATTGCAATGCGATTTTGAAAGACCTGATCAAAGACGTTAAAAACTCCGGCAAAGATAAATTCGACGTCGATAAAATTCTAGCGATGATCAATGATCGTCGTACAGGACACGCGCCAAAAACAGAGGCTTTCGACGAGTATCACGAGATGGCCGAAGTGCTTGCGCCGAAATTCGCAAAGCGCCTCGAGCATTTAGGTGTCGTGGATTTTGAAGGGCTTTTGATTAAGCCGCTTCAGTTGTTTAAAGAAAACCCCGACATTCTTGAAAAAGTTCAAGGATCTTTCAGCCAGGTCATGGTCGACGAGTTTCAAGATACAAATCGTATGCAAATGGACTTGATCCATCAGATCGTCAAATCCCACAACAATCTGACCGTGGTGGGTGATGATGACCAATCGATTTACGGCTGGCGCGGCGCTGAGGTGAAAAACATTCTGAACTTCCCGCAAGAGTTTAAAAACTGTGAAGTGATTAAGCTCGAGCGGAACTATCGTTCCTCTGCGGAAATCTTGGCAGTGGCGAACGCCGCTATTTCCAAAAATAAAAATCGTCACGGTAAAATCTTGCGTTCCGAAGCCGCTCAGGACACGGGCGAATTGCCGGAACTGTTTGTCCTGGATCGTGAAGAGGACGAGTGTGAATTCGTTGTCTCTGAAATTTTGAATTTCCAGAGACAAGGTTATAAGTATAAAGACTTTGCGGTCCTTTATCGTTCGAACACGCAAGGTGGTTTGATCGAATCATCCTTGCGCCGAGCGAATATTCCTTATTCGATCACTGGCGGAACTTCTATTTTCGACCGCCGCGAGATCAAAGACATGATGGCTTATTTAAAGCAGGCTTTGGCTCCGAATGAAGTGTCGTTAAGACGTATCATCAATGTCCCTTCGCGAGGCATCGGCGATACGACGATTGAAAAACTCAGTGAGTTCGCTTTGAAAAAGAGAATCAATTTTGTCGACGCCTGCCGTTTCTGGAAAGAAGCGGAAGTGCAGGACAAAGCCGGGGAGTCCATCGACAACCTGATGAAGTTCATTGAAGATCTGCCAAAAAATATTTTGGATTTCCAAGTGGGCTCTACACCCGGTGCAAAGATGGTCGAAATCTTCCAGAACATCGGCTATCGCGAATACGTCTATGGAACCGCGGCAGATCCGACCAGTGCCGAGAAAAAATGGATGGTCGTTGAAATCTTCGGTCGCATTCTGGATTCTTACTTAGGCCGGCGTTCTTACGACGTGGAAAACATCAAGTCCTTCGTAGACTCGATGCTTTTGCGCGATGATATGGGCGAGGAAGAAGAAGAGCAGAACAAAGTGCAGCTCATGACCTTGCATGCATCCAAGGGACTTGAGTTCCCCGTAGTGGTGTTGGCAGGTCTTGAAGAAGATCTTCTGCCGCACAAAAACCTGGGCTCGGATATCGATGAAGAACGTCGTCTGTTTTATGTCGGTGTCACTCGCGCGAAGAAGCGCTTAGTGATGTCCCGTTGTCAACAACGTAAGAAAAACGGCGCGGTTCGTCCCGTGACGCCTTCACGATTCTTGCTTGAGATCCCCAAAGAACTTTACAAAGAGTATCCTCTCGGCGCCCGCCCGGTCGTGGGTCAAGAGCGTGATGATCTTGTCGCGAATTTCTTGTCGAAGCTCGACAGTCAATTAGGCACAAAAAAATAGCCTGTCTGAAACGACAGGCCTTTTCTTATTTCACCAGATTCTTAAAATCTTCCGGCAAGGGCGCCGTAAAAGTTTTGGCGGTGCTGCCGATGTTTAATGTCAACTTCGCGGCGTGCAGAAACATACGGTCGGTTTTGTAAATCTGTGCCATACGCTCATTGTATTTGGGATCGCCATAACGGCTGTCGCCGACAATCGCATGTTTTGCGAGGGCGGTGTGTTTGCGAATTTGGTGTTGGCGTCCGGTAAGAAGTTGCAGCTCTACCAAAGAAAAATACTGATTGGCCTGAAGGACGCGGTAAAGCGTGCGAGCTTCGACACGGTCTTTGCTAAGACCTTGCGGATTTTTTCGGCCTTCCGCTTTGTCGGAAATAGGGGATGACCATTCTTGCCATTGCTGCGAAACCGGCATAGCTCCGCGCAGAACGGCGTAATAGATTTTCTCGGTCTGGTGTTTTTGAAACTGTTCAGCCAGCTCTGCGGCCGTTTCCTGTTCCGTCGCGATCAAAAGCAATCCGCTGGTTTCTTTATCCAAACGGTGCACAGGATAAATATCGTGATAGCTTCCTTTGGGAAGTTGTTTTTTTAAAAGTTCGCGCACGTCGCCCGCTTCGTTATGAACGGAAACTCCGGGAGGCTTGTCGATCACAAGCCAGTTTTTCGACTTCTCAATAATAGGCAAGGCAGTCACGTTATTCACACTCTTTTAAAATAGCACGGACTTCATCGACGCCAAGGTCTTTGCTTGTGAGATCACTCTCAAAAATTTTTCTTTCTTTGCGAGAGACCGCCAATGAATGCACGGAGATTAACACGATCAAGTTGAAAAGAAATCCCATCCAGCTCAAAAACAG
This region of Bdellovibrio sp. 22V genomic DNA includes:
- a CDS encoding RNA pseudouridine synthase, which translates into the protein MNNVTALPIIEKSKNWLVIDKPPGVSVHNEAGDVRELLKKQLPKGSYHDIYPVHRLDKETSGLLLIATEQETAAELAEQFQKHQTEKIYYAVLRGAMPVSQQWQEWSSPISDKAEGRKNPQGLSKDRVEARTLYRVLQANQYFSLVELQLLTGRQHQIRKHTALAKHAIVGDSRYGDPKYNERMAQIYKTDRMFLHAAKLTLNIGSTAKTFTAPLPEDFKNLVK
- a CDS encoding UvrD-helicase domain-containing protein, with product MEWLKGLNPEQQKAVKHNYGPLLILAGAGSGKTTVLVSRTGRLISERVAQAQEICVLTFTNKAARELKHRVGAKLGNTGKGLWAGTFHSFGLQILRRFHKHAGLSPYFGIVDQTDCNAILKDLIKDVKNSGKDKFDVDKILAMINDRRTGHAPKTEAFDEYHEMAEVLAPKFAKRLEHLGVVDFEGLLIKPLQLFKENPDILEKVQGSFSQVMVDEFQDTNRMQMDLIHQIVKSHNNLTVVGDDDQSIYGWRGAEVKNILNFPQEFKNCEVIKLERNYRSSAEILAVANAAISKNKNRHGKILRSEAAQDTGELPELFVLDREEDECEFVVSEILNFQRQGYKYKDFAVLYRSNTQGGLIESSLRRANIPYSITGGTSIFDRREIKDMMAYLKQALAPNEVSLRRIINVPSRGIGDTTIEKLSEFALKKRINFVDACRFWKEAEVQDKAGESIDNLMKFIEDLPKNILDFQVGSTPGAKMVEIFQNIGYREYVYGTAADPTSAEKKWMVVEIFGRILDSYLGRRSYDVENIKSFVDSMLLRDDMGEEEEEQNKVQLMTLHASKGLEFPVVVLAGLEEDLLPHKNLGSDIDEERRLFYVGVTRAKKRLVMSRCQQRKKNGAVRPVTPSRFLLEIPKELYKEYPLGARPVVGQERDDLVANFLSKLDSQLGTKK